The Campylobacter concisus genome has a window encoding:
- a CDS encoding cupin domain-containing protein, whose translation MSQIYNLNKDTKIVEKSVVSKRLFQNKNASVDIYAFDEGEELDHEMLFIDSLAFVIDGEAQLEYGEKQMKLGRDEACLIEAKTWRKLKFTKKTKYLLIDFKENVMIDHLDKASVFSLADAVSYESGKIVSKTLVKNENGSMSLLSFDKDQELSTHAAPGDALLIALDGELDLKIADESFHLVKGDSIVLPGKIPHGLKVKDKFKMLLIVTKDKM comes from the coding sequence ATGAGTCAAATTTACAATCTCAACAAAGACACAAAGATAGTTGAAAAAAGCGTCGTTAGTAAAAGGCTCTTTCAAAACAAAAACGCAAGTGTCGATATATACGCATTTGACGAGGGCGAGGAGCTTGATCACGAGATGCTTTTTATAGACAGCCTTGCCTTCGTCATTGATGGCGAAGCGCAGCTTGAGTATGGCGAAAAGCAGATGAAGCTTGGACGCGATGAGGCCTGCCTTATCGAGGCAAAAACCTGGCGAAAGCTCAAATTTACAAAGAAAACAAAATATTTACTAATAGATTTTAAGGAGAATGTTATGATAGATCATTTAGACAAAGCGAGTGTCTTTAGTCTCGCAGATGCCGTTAGCTACGAGAGTGGCAAGATAGTTAGCAAAACGCTTGTCAAAAACGAAAATGGCTCAATGTCACTACTTAGTTTTGACAAAGACCAAGAGCTCTCAACCCACGCTGCCCCTGGCGATGCGCTACTTATCGCGCTTGATGGTGAGCTTGATTTAAAGATAGCTGATGAGAGCTTTCATCTAGTAAAGGGCGATAGTATCGTGCTTCCAGGCAAGATCCCACACGGCCTAAAAGTGAAAGACAAATTCAAAATGCTTCTAATCGTCACAAAAGACAAAATGTAA